The DNA region TCGGCAGGCCGCCATGTGGTGAGACTGGTTCTTACTGGCTAACAGGTTGCTAGCTGTTAGCCTGGTTCAATATGAACTGAATGAACCTGAAcaaatctgattggctgagcatGGCTCCACCTCCAGACTAACCCTGGTTGCCCTCTGACCCTCTGCAGGCACCAGGGAGGACGAGCCCACCTGCGGGCGGCCCCTGGGCATCAAGGTGGGGCCTAATGGGACGTTGTTCGTAGCTGACGCCTACCTAGGCGTGTTCGAGGTCGACCCTGCCACAGGTGAGCTTTGATGGctcctcccctcctccctcctccagGTCGAGCTGACGACCCGTCTCCCTACAGGTGCGGCGACCCGGCTGGTGGCGGGGGGGCAAGAGGTCGGCGGCAGGAAGCTGTCGTTCATCAATGACGTGGCGGTGACTCAGGACGGCAGGAAGCTGTACTTCACCGATTCCAGCAGCAGGTGGCAGCGCCGGGACTACCTGCACCTCATCATGGAGGCCACGGCGGACGGACGGTACGACCCGCCAcctgggtcaaaggtcagctggTCTGAGCCCTTCAGAATAATAGCCTGTCCTCCTGTCCGCCTCAGCGTGCTGGAGTACGACACGGAGACGCGGGAACTGACAGTCGTCATGGAGAACCTGCGCTTCCCCAACGGCATCCAGCTGCTACCGGACCAGGAGTCGGTTCTGGTGGCCGAGACCACCATGGCCCGGATCCGCAGGTCGGCCTGACGCTGACCCAGGACCGTCCCGGTCCAGGGGTGGTCTCCTCCCTGACTGGCTCTGTCTCCATCCAGGGTCCATGTGGCGGGCCTCAACAAGGGGGGCATGGATACGTTTGTGGACAACCTGCCCGGTTTCCCGGACAACATCCGGCCCAGCTCCTCCGGGGGATACTGGGTCTCCATGGCGGCGGTCCGGCCCAACCCCGGCTTCTCCATGTTGGACTTCCTGTCCCAGAGACCCTGGGTCAAGAAGCTCATCTTCAAGGTAAACGGGCCCGTCAGTTtcatgtgacctctgacctgctggaTGAGAAACTGAGAAGGCCTGAGACGTCCTAGTCAAAGGCTGAGTTCACCCAGCAGATCttgatgctgctgctgattaAACTCGACTGCAATGTGAGGTCTGTGTGACCCAAGAGGAACCTAGCCGCCGCCCAGCAGGGCTACGTTTGCGGCAGTAAGTCTCTGGGTGAAGGTAGTCTCAGGCAGCAGCAGTtctccaggtcaaaggtcacgtcTCGATTTCCGCCCTGCAGCTCTTCAGCCAGGACGTCCTCATGAAGGCCGTCCCTCGCTACAGCCTGGTGGCCGAGATCCAAGATGGCGGCGTCTGTAGGCGGAGCTTCCACGACCCCAACGGCCTGGTGGCGGCCTACGTCAGCGAGGCCCACGAGCATCATGGGAAACTCTACATTGGATCTTTCCGCTCGCCCTACATTGCCGTGCTGGACCTGCAGGGATTGTAGAACTGGGTCCGGCCTCCCTCCCTGTTGGTTCTGATGACCCGGTCCTGTTTGGATCAGAACTTTGGGACTTTAAAAGATGCTGTTGGAAGCTGAGGGGTCCAgtctggcccggttctggttctgttgctcCGTCATTATTTCAT from Gambusia affinis linkage group LG13, SWU_Gaff_1.0, whole genome shotgun sequence includes:
- the LOC122842709 gene encoding adipocyte plasma membrane-associated protein, which gives rise to MNESAGVRFRRLHRAQVITEELPERRHKGGSSYSGKVFRVTLLSLGGFLILLLLIIFLILESPIQPEAFSLKEPPQMKGCWEPNLRLREARRLYEDQLLGPESIVNIGDVFFTGTADGKILKLIGRRIVTLATLGRPPCGTREDEPTCGRPLGIKVGPNGTLFVADAYLGVFEVDPATGAATRLVAGGQEVGGRKLSFINDVAVTQDGRKLYFTDSSSRWQRRDYLHLIMEATADGRVLEYDTETRELTVVMENLRFPNGIQLLPDQESVLVAETTMARIRRVHVAGLNKGGMDTFVDNLPGFPDNIRPSSSGGYWVSMAAVRPNPGFSMLDFLSQRPWVKKLIFKLFSQDVLMKAVPRYSLVAEIQDGGVCRRSFHDPNGLVAAYVSEAHEHHGKLYIGSFRSPYIAVLDLQGL